Part of the Ignavibacteriales bacterium genome is shown below.
AAAGTCTCCGATCCCAAGTATGCCGCCTCACATCCTGTAACAGTGATGGATGTCGACGAGCTTGCGTTCCGGATCGTCGATCGTGAGCCGAACATTCGGATCATCGACCTCCGCTCCCCCGGCGCATTTGCGAGCCATTCATTGCCAGGTGCGGACAACATTGCGCTCCGCGACCTGTTCGGCAAGGATTTGATTCCGACTCTGTCTCGGCGGCACATCAAGAAGGTCCTGATTGGCGATGACGAGGGACAAGAGCGCACTGCCTATCTGCTACTGCGGGAACTTGGCTACGAGAATCTCGCCGTGCTACAGGGAGGGTTTGGTGCATTTGACAGGACCATCCTCTCACCCGGATCTTTCATTATGACTGGAAGCAGATGGGATGGAGATGTCAAGGCTTTCCGTGAAAAGGCGCGAGAAGATATTCTCAAGCTGATCGCGGAGAACAAGAAGAAAGGGGCGAAGGAACCGAAGAAAGCGAAGAAGGCCCAGGGAGGATGCTGATGCTCAGAGGGATCTCAAAGTGTCAGTCGCATCAGGGACTTCACTATGACTGAAAACAAAGATCATTGGTACGACGGGTGTTTCTACGACCTTGTCATCGCCCCACACCAGGACGATTTGTTCGCAAGGGTGAGAGATATCGTTCGACCTCAGTCGACGGTATTAGATGTTGGGTGCGGGACGGGGCGCATGGCATTCCAGCTTGCGGACAAATGCAAGCGAATCGATGGCGTCGATCTTTCGAAGAGGAATATTGACAGAGCAAACAGCAAAATCGCAGGACACCCGGCGGAAAACGTATCGTTTCATCACTGCGATATCTTCCGGTTCCTTGAGCAGAAGACAAACCGCTTTGATTACGCGGTGCTCACGTATGTAGTACACGAAATGGACAAGAGCCTGCGGCAGGCCATCCTGGTAGAGCTTGCGAAAGCAGTTCATGAGATCATCATTGTTGACTATCTGGCCCCGCAGCCGAGGACTGTTGCCGGCTTTGTGAATGAATTGATCGAGTATGTCGCCGGGCCCG
Proteins encoded:
- a CDS encoding class I SAM-dependent methyltransferase, producing MTENKDHWYDGCFYDLVIAPHQDDLFARVRDIVRPQSTVLDVGCGTGRMAFQLADKCKRIDGVDLSKRNIDRANSKIAGHPAENVSFHHCDIFRFLEQKTNRFDYAVLTYVVHEMDKSLRQAILVELAKAVHEIIIVDYLAPQPRTVAGFVNELIEYVAGPEHYRNFTSFLRAQGLTGLAYSSGLSIIKEEKNNPPATHAVVLAGTLISPADVCW